In one Colletotrichum destructivum chromosome 2, complete sequence genomic region, the following are encoded:
- a CDS encoding Putative S-adenosyl-L-methionine-dependent methyltransferase superfamily → MAEVDHEVVIAADHEDSEDSQSESGQTASSTSSLNSSIHQHRLENGRTYHRYKDGKYYAPNDEAESERLDFQHDIFLYTIDDKLGLAPPCAEDAKVGRVLDVGTGTGSWAMDFGDLHPEAEVIGVDLSPARAEFVPPNVRFEVDDLEEEWTYSLPFEYIHSRFMTASINNWKEYIQKCYDNLIPGGYLELQDADVMPRSDDNLLPKDAAIIKYVDMLKEASEKSGREYVEVSSLKNLMIEAGFVDVEMQMYKWPHNEWPKEPRYKKLGYWTQENFGAALEAICMAPFTRVLDWTRDEVNVFLIDVRKDLKNKSYHAYCPVYCIFGRKPEKEVTTAPPQPESE, encoded by the exons GATTCTGAAGATAGCCAATCGGAGAGTGGT CAAACTGCTTCCTCGACTAGCAGTCTTAACAGCTCCATTCATCAGCACCGGCTCGAGAACGGAAGAACCTACCACCGATACAAGGACGGCA AATATTATGCCCCCAACGATGAAGCAGAGAGCGAGAGGCTAG ACTTTCAACACGACATCTTCCTTTACACCATCGATGACAAGCTCGGCCTAGCACCACCGtgcgccgaggacgccaagGTCGGCCGGGTTCTCGACGTCGGAACTGGCACCGGCAGCTGGGCCATGGACTTTGGTGACTTGCAtcccgaggccgag GTCATAGGTGTCGACCTCTCCCCTGCCCGGGCAGAATT TGTTCCCCCAAACGTACGATTCGAGGTTGACGACCTTGAGGAAGAGTGGACGTATTCACTGCCCTTTGAATACATTCACAGCCGCTTCATGACAGCAAGCATCAACAACTGGAAGGAGTATATTCAGAAATGTTATGA CAACCTGATTCCCGGTGGATACCTCGAGCTTCAGGATGCCGATGTCATGCCGCGTTCTGATGACAACCTCCTTCCAAAAGatgccgccatcatcaaaTACGTTGATATGCTCAAGGAAGCATCCGAAAAGTCGGGCCGCGAGTATGTTGAGGTCTCATCGCTGAAGAACCTAATGATCgaggccggcttcgtcgatgtcgagatgCAGATGTACAAGTGGCCGCACAATGAATGGCCCAAGGAGCCGAG GTACAAGAAGCTCGGGTACTGGACCCAGGAGAacttcggcgccgccctcgaagCTATCTGCATGGCGCCGTTCACTCGCGTCCTCGATTGGACCCGTGACGAGGTCAATGTTTTCCTAATCGACGTTCGAAAAGACCTGAAGAACAAGAGCTACCACGCGTACTGCCCTGT CTATTGCATCTTCGGCCGCAAgcccgagaaggaggtcaCCACGGCGCCTCCGCAGCCGGAGTCCGAGTGA
- a CDS encoding Putative RTA-like protein, which translates to MDPSPPCTPSTCDVSESPYGFRPALVASAVFATVPAACLVVNGAVAARSARRHTATAPFCVVATLACVLELLGWVGRMAGWSDPWAVYPLMQSRALLTIAPVFITSSIYVCLAPMVRILGTEHSLVRPELYTVILLPLDALALLLQVAGLAVGFRNVPYTLGPGDSYAPDDAGAKIVLAGLAVQLATLVAAGLLLASVLLRAARSHRRHGYTTFHRDVGYVPLTRRFRIFATAVPSAMVVLFGRMCFRVAEHAEGFRGPLATGGGEGLFVGLEGFLVAYALTVVVGCHPALFLRDGKMVSRIEAEPFVGIDGVGGALRGAEHERDLEELSKVYQRHHEEEERLSRFERV; encoded by the exons ATGGACCCATCACCACCCTGCACACCGTCGACGTGCGACGTATCCGAGAGCCCGTACGGCTTCCGCCCCGCGCTAGTCgccagcgccgtcttcgcGACCGTCCCGGCGGCCtgcctcgtcgtcaacggcgccgtcgccgcccggtCGGCGCGCCGGCACACCGCCACGGCGCCCTtctgcgtcgtcgccaccctTGCCTGCgtgctcgagctgctcggctGGGTCGGCCGCATGGCTGGCTGGAGCGACCCCTGGGCCGTCTACCCTCTCATGCAGAGCCGGGCGCTCCTGACCATCGCCCCGGTCTTCATCACTTCGAG CATCTACGTCTGCCTCGCCCCGATGGTCCGAATTCTCGGCACGGAGCACTCCCTCGTCAGGCCTGAGCTCTACACCGTCATCCTGCTCCCGctggacgccctcgccctcctccttcaaGTCGCCGGTCTCGCCGTCGGGTTCCGGAACGTCCCTTATACCCTCGGCCCGGGCGACTCGTACGCCCCCGACGACGCGGGCGCCAAaatcgtcctcgccggcctggcaGTCCAGCTCGCGACCCTGGTCGCGGcgggcctcctcctcgcctccgtactcctccgcgccgcccgctcTCACCGCCGGCACGGCTACACGACGTTCCACCGCGACGTCGGCTACGTGCCCTTGACGCGCCGCTTCCGCATCttcgccaccgccgtcccCTCCGCCATGGTCGTCCTCTTCGGGCGCATGTGCTtccgcgtcgccgagcacGCCGAGGGGTTCCGGGGCCCGCtcgcgacgggcggcggcgagggcctcttCGTCGGGCTGGAGGGGTTCCTCGTAGCGTACGCGCTAACGGTGGTCGTCGGGTGCCACCCGGCGCTGTTCCTGCGGGACGGCAAGATGGTCTCGCGGATCGAGGCGGAGCCGttcgtcggcatcgacggcgtgggcggcgCCTTGCGCGGCGCGGAGCACGAGCGGGACCTGGAGGAGCTGAGCAAGGTGTACCAGAGGCAccacgaggaggaggagcggctGTCGAGATTTGAGCGTGTTTGA